A window of the Verminephrobacter eiseniae EF01-2 genome harbors these coding sequences:
- the ddpC gene encoding D,D-dipeptide ABC transporter permease → MNGPDWDYLAYRLRRSPLTLLGLCMVALVLLAILVGPWLLSTDPDRIDLRSRLAAPSAAHWFGTDEVGRDIFTRVLHGGRISVGIGFFVVLVSATLGSILGGLSGVIGGKMDTAIMRLMDIVLSVPSLVLTMALAAALGPSLWNAMLALALVRIPAYVRLARGQTLTIRESGYVLAARSFGAKPWQILRWHVALNALPPISVQASLDLGSAILMAAALSFIGLGAQPPAAEWGAMIAVGRHHVLEQWWYSAFPGMAILFTAVGFNFLGDGLRDMLDPKHRQP, encoded by the coding sequence ATGAACGGGCCGGATTGGGATTACCTGGCCTACCGCCTGCGGCGCAGCCCGCTGACGCTGCTCGGCCTGTGCATGGTCGCGCTGGTGCTGCTGGCGATTCTGGTGGGGCCGTGGCTGCTGTCCACCGACCCCGACCGCATCGATCTGCGCTCCCGGCTGGCCGCGCCCTCGGCCGCGCATTGGTTTGGCACCGACGAAGTGGGGCGCGACATCTTTACCCGCGTCCTGCATGGCGGCCGCATCTCCGTCGGGATCGGTTTTTTTGTGGTGCTGGTGTCCGCGACCCTGGGCAGCATCCTGGGTGGCCTGTCCGGCGTGATCGGCGGCAAGATGGACACTGCGATCATGCGGCTGATGGATATCGTCTTGTCGGTGCCTTCGCTGGTGCTGACCATGGCCTTGGCTGCGGCACTCGGCCCCAGCCTGTGGAACGCGATGCTGGCGCTTGCGCTGGTGCGGATTCCGGCCTACGTGCGGCTGGCCCGGGGCCAGACCTTGACGATACGCGAGAGCGGCTACGTTTTGGCCGCGCGCAGCTTTGGCGCCAAGCCTTGGCAGATTCTGCGCTGGCATGTGGCGCTCAATGCGCTGCCGCCGATCAGCGTGCAGGCCAGCCTCGACCTGGGCTCGGCGATTCTGATGGCCGCCGCTTTGAGCTTCATCGGGCTGGGTGCGCAACCGCCGGCGGCCGAGTGGGGCGCGATGATCGCCGTCGGCCGCCACCATGTGCTCGAGCAGTGGTGGTATTCGGCCTTTCCCGGCATGGCCATCCTGTTCACGGCCGTGGGATTCAATTTTTTGGGTGACGGCCTGCGCGACATGCTCGACCCGAAACACAGGCAGCCATGA
- a CDS encoding oligopeptide/dipeptide ABC transporter ATP-binding protein: MNPDLSPLTPLLSVKNLTVRFPAGRDWLGRVKAHVHALNGVDLTLARGQTLCIVGESGCGKSTLAQVLAGLVRPTSGSVEVAGKTGTHQPLQIVFQDPGSSLDPRLRVWQIITEPVFLRRRVARAQLRAMAAQLAGQVGLRAEQMDRYPHEFSGGQRQRIAIARALSADPAIVVLDEPTSALDVSVQAQILNLLLDLQRERQLAYLFISHDMSVVRHIADDVAVMYLGQVVEIGAADDVLGRPVHPYTQLLLASVPVIGRLAPDGVADNAQIPSNRRLPAGCHFRDRCSYAASGCEQPQPLMPLADGSRWLRCRRAHTIDADRAPAPIPPQA, encoded by the coding sequence ATGAACCCGGATCTCTCCCCGCTCACCCCGCTGTTGTCGGTCAAGAACCTGACGGTGCGCTTTCCGGCCGGCCGCGATTGGCTCGGCCGGGTCAAGGCCCATGTGCATGCCCTCAATGGCGTCGATCTGACGCTGGCCCGTGGGCAAACGCTGTGCATCGTCGGCGAGTCCGGCTGCGGCAAAAGCACGCTGGCGCAGGTGCTGGCAGGACTGGTGCGCCCGACTTCGGGCAGCGTGGAGGTGGCCGGCAAAACCGGCACGCACCAGCCGCTACAGATCGTGTTTCAAGACCCGGGTTCATCGCTGGACCCGCGCCTGCGTGTCTGGCAGATCATCACCGAACCGGTTTTTCTGCGCCGCCGCGTCGCCCGCGCGCAGTTGCGCGCCATGGCAGCGCAGTTGGCCGGGCAGGTGGGCTTGCGGGCTGAACAGATGGACCGTTATCCGCACGAGTTTTCCGGCGGACAGCGCCAGCGCATCGCCATCGCGCGCGCCTTGTCGGCCGATCCGGCCATCGTGGTGCTGGACGAGCCGACATCGGCACTCGATGTGTCGGTGCAGGCGCAAATCCTCAACCTGCTGCTGGACTTGCAGCGCGAGCGCCAACTGGCTTACCTGTTCATCTCGCATGACATGTCGGTGGTGCGCCATATCGCCGACGATGTCGCCGTCATGTACCTGGGGCAGGTCGTGGAAATCGGCGCCGCTGACGATGTGCTGGGCCGCCCCGTCCATCCCTATACGCAGTTGCTGCTGGCATCGGTTCCGGTGATCGGTCGTCTGGCGCCTGACGGGGTGGCGGACAATGCGCAAATCCCGTCCAACCGCCGCCTGCCGGCGGGCTGCCATTTCCGCGACCGCTGCAGCTACGCCGCCAGCGGCTGCGAGCAGCCGCAGCCGCTGATGCCTCTGGCAGACGGCAGCCGCTGGCTCAGATGCCGGCGCGCACACACCATCGATGCCGACCGCGCCCCGGCGCCAATCCCACCCCAAGCCTGA
- the ddpX gene encoding D-alanyl-D-alanine dipeptidase has protein sequence MLLETIAHPAIDIDLLYASADNLTRQPIYQRSVALLHPHALQALRRAATLAAAQGLRLRVFDAYRPVAAQWRLWQALPDPDYVADPRQGPMHSRGVAIDLTLADGTGAPLDMGTGFDDMTARSSHGRTDVPPLAQRNRALLLGLMVVSGFAHNPTEWWHYHLPNWRDYPPLRDEVEGLRLMDLAGISHCA, from the coding sequence ATGCTCCTCGAAACCATTGCCCACCCTGCGATCGACATCGACCTGCTCTATGCCAGCGCCGACAACCTGACCCGGCAACCCATCTACCAGCGCAGCGTCGCCTTGCTGCACCCGCATGCGCTGCAGGCGCTGCGGCGCGCGGCCACGCTGGCCGCAGCGCAGGGCCTGCGACTGCGCGTGTTCGACGCCTACCGCCCAGTGGCGGCCCAATGGCGGTTGTGGCAAGCGCTGCCAGACCCGGACTATGTGGCCGACCCGCGTCAAGGCCCGATGCACAGCCGTGGCGTGGCCATCGACCTGACGCTGGCGGACGGCACGGGCGCGCCGCTGGACATGGGCACCGGCTTTGACGACATGACGGCCCGGTCCAGCCATGGCCGCACCGATGTGCCCCCGCTGGCCCAGCGCAACCGCGCGCTGCTGCTGGGCCTGATGGTGGTCAGCGGCTTTGCGCACAACCCGACGGAGTGGTGGCATTACCACCTGCCCAACTGGCGTGACTACCCGCCGCTCAGGGACGAGGTGGAGGGGCTGCGGCTGATGGACCTCGCTGGTATCAGCCACTGCGCATAG
- a CDS encoding ABC transporter permease — MGFLTVLWRRLGFLLLVVFGVSIITFAISHMIPGDPARLLAGERASEAMVAGMRQSLGLDRPLPEQYRIYMLGLAHGDLGTSIRTGRPVAEDILAFFPATLELVIAALLFSIAIGVPLGVVSAVWRDRPIDHLVRTISVAGVSMPAFWLALMLIYLFYGQLGWLPGGGRIDLGASAAPAATGFYLIDALLAGDGQALWSAIRHLLLPALTLGFVHVGVVARQIRSALLDQLQQDYVRTARAGGLSAAAVVLQHALPNALIPSVTVLGLAFGDLLYGAVLTETVFAWPGMGSYVVASIQALDFPAVMGFTVVVSFVYVLVNLAVDLVYLALDPRITGVG; from the coding sequence ATGGGTTTTTTGACTGTTCTTTGGCGCCGTCTCGGATTTTTGCTGCTGGTCGTTTTCGGCGTGTCCATCATCACGTTTGCGATTTCGCACATGATTCCGGGCGATCCGGCCCGGCTGCTGGCCGGCGAGAGGGCATCCGAAGCCATGGTCGCCGGCATGCGCCAGAGCCTGGGGCTGGATCGGCCGCTGCCGGAGCAGTACCGGATCTACATGCTCGGCCTGGCGCATGGCGACCTGGGAACCTCGATCCGCACGGGCCGTCCCGTGGCCGAGGATATCCTCGCGTTTTTCCCGGCGACGCTGGAACTGGTGATCGCGGCGCTGCTGTTTTCAATCGCCATCGGCGTGCCGCTGGGCGTGGTCTCGGCGGTTTGGCGCGACCGCCCCATCGACCACCTGGTGCGAACGATTTCGGTTGCCGGCGTTTCCATGCCGGCCTTCTGGCTGGCGCTGATGCTGATTTACCTGTTCTACGGCCAACTCGGCTGGCTGCCCGGCGGCGGGCGGATCGACCTGGGCGCCAGCGCTGCGCCGGCTGCGACCGGCTTTTACCTGATCGACGCGCTGCTGGCCGGTGACGGCCAGGCGCTGTGGAGCGCCATCCGGCACCTGCTGCTGCCGGCGCTCACGCTGGGCTTCGTGCATGTCGGCGTCGTCGCGCGCCAGATCCGTTCAGCGCTGCTGGATCAGTTGCAGCAAGACTATGTGCGCACGGCCCGCGCCGGCGGGCTGTCCGCTGCCGCCGTGGTGTTGCAGCATGCGCTGCCGAACGCGCTGATACCTTCGGTCACGGTGCTGGGCCTGGCCTTTGGCGACCTGCTCTATGGCGCGGTGCTCACCGAAACCGTGTTTGCCTGGCCCGGCATGGGCTCCTACGTCGTGGCCTCGATACAGGCGCTGGACTTTCCGGCCGTGATGGGTTTCACCGTCGTCGTCTCGTTCGTCTATGTGCTGGTGAACCTGGCCGTCGATCTGGTCTATCTGGCGCTCGATCCGCGCATCACGGGGGTGGGTTGA
- a CDS encoding MurR/RpiR family transcriptional regulator, which produces MQDAPCAHDDPFDVAKDFQTLIAERQSTMTQLEQRVAVYLRSNPDAILVDTSNTIAERAFVSPMTVTRFFRKLGFDSAAAVKKAVRQRFASQVPSAIGSRFDQFQRQRTLLDKNGDVKDAVTAIRQAAQYRSTPMWARIVELIAHSDSVFAAGFQTMSYLANGLVSRLNYIRANVHELDGADGVYAPFFADRSARRTLIIIDHFRYGRNGPVLAKVAREQGAEVIIFCDEHCNWAAGITAFVVTLPSEPGFFFRPTMALHFCMHMLVQDVIDMLGEPVRRQLQLLSEAQELFGQFQT; this is translated from the coding sequence TTGCAAGACGCGCCCTGCGCGCATGACGACCCCTTCGACGTGGCCAAAGACTTTCAAACCCTGATCGCTGAGCGGCAATCGACGATGACCCAGCTCGAACAGCGGGTTGCCGTCTACCTGCGCTCCAACCCGGATGCGATTCTCGTCGATACCTCCAACACCATCGCCGAGCGGGCGTTCGTGAGTCCGATGACGGTCACCCGGTTTTTCAGAAAGCTGGGTTTCGACAGTGCCGCTGCCGTCAAGAAAGCGGTCCGGCAGCGTTTTGCGAGCCAGGTGCCCAGCGCCATTGGCAGCCGCTTCGACCAGTTTCAGAGGCAGCGCACGCTGCTCGACAAGAACGGCGATGTGAAAGATGCCGTGACGGCGATCCGGCAAGCCGCGCAGTACCGGTCGACGCCGATGTGGGCCAGGATCGTGGAACTGATAGCGCATTCGGACAGTGTGTTCGCCGCAGGCTTTCAGACCATGAGCTACCTGGCCAACGGGCTGGTGAGCCGGCTCAACTACATCCGCGCCAACGTGCATGAACTCGATGGCGCGGATGGCGTCTATGCGCCGTTTTTTGCCGACCGTTCGGCAAGGCGCACGCTGATCATCATCGATCACTTCCGCTATGGGCGCAACGGCCCGGTGCTGGCCAAAGTGGCGCGCGAGCAGGGCGCCGAGGTGATCATTTTTTGCGACGAGCATTGCAACTGGGCCGCCGGCATCACCGCCTTCGTGGTCACCTTGCCGTCTGAACCCGGCTTTTTCTTCCGGCCGACGATGGCGCTGCATTTTTGCATGCACATGCTGGTGCAGGATGTCATTGACATGCTGGGCGAGCCGGTGCGCCGGCAACTGCAGTTGCTGTCCGAAGCGCAGGAGCTGTTCGGCCAATTCCAGACCTGA
- a CDS encoding ABC transporter ATP-binding protein has protein sequence MSAARPPEGAHTAAEGEGAPSFAARPPEGAHTVAEGEGAPSFAARPPEGAHTAAEGEGAPVNANHRTPVLDIRALTVEFPVYRGAVRALDGVQLQVQAGEIVGVVGESGCGKSVTAMLAMQLLPKGSYRMIGGSISLLGQDMLGACAASLQKLRGSRVAMVFQEPLTALNPTRRIGAQMTQVIRRHQRLDRAAARAHAQQLLADMRVADPADILARYPFELSGGMRQRVLIALAFSGDPALIIADEPTTALDVTVQQQVLTLLRQRARRSHTAVLLITHDMGVISQYTDRSYVMYAGRVIESGDTASVLSQPAHPYTAALLQALPQHGTRKTRLPALAGSVPDLRVPPAGCSFAARCPQVFARCALKPPLSPLSPLSPVQPVPPVPGNPARQVACWLHTAPDRAA, from the coding sequence ATGAGCGCTGCCCGGCCGCCCGAAGGCGCTCATACCGCAGCCGAAGGCGAAGGTGCTCCATCCTTCGCCGCCCGGCCGCCCGAAGGCGCTCATACCGTAGCCGAAGGCGAAGGTGCTCCATCCTTCGCCGCCCGGCCTCCCGAAGGCGCTCATACCGCAGCCGAAGGCGAAGGTGCTCCAGTGAACGCGAACCATCGAACCCCGGTGCTCGACATCCGCGCGCTGACGGTTGAATTTCCGGTGTACCGGGGTGCCGTGCGGGCGCTCGACGGTGTGCAACTGCAGGTGCAAGCCGGCGAGATCGTCGGCGTGGTGGGCGAGTCCGGCTGCGGCAAGTCGGTGACCGCGATGCTGGCCATGCAACTGCTGCCCAAAGGCAGCTACCGCATGATCGGCGGCAGCATTTCGCTGCTCGGGCAAGACATGCTCGGCGCCTGTGCTGCCAGCTTGCAAAAGCTGCGCGGCAGCCGTGTCGCGATGGTGTTCCAGGAGCCGCTGACGGCACTGAACCCGACCCGCCGCATCGGCGCGCAAATGACGCAAGTGATACGGCGCCACCAGCGGCTGGACCGGGCTGCGGCGCGCGCGCATGCGCAGCAACTGCTGGCCGACATGCGCGTGGCGGACCCGGCCGACATCCTTGCGCGCTACCCGTTCGAGCTGTCCGGCGGGATGCGCCAGCGGGTGCTGATCGCGCTGGCCTTTTCCGGCGACCCGGCTCTGATCATTGCCGACGAGCCGACCACGGCGCTGGACGTGACGGTGCAGCAGCAGGTGTTGACGCTGCTGCGCCAGCGCGCGCGCCGCTCGCATACCGCCGTGCTGCTGATCACCCACGACATGGGCGTGATTTCGCAGTACACCGACCGCAGCTATGTGATGTACGCCGGTCGGGTGATCGAGAGCGGCGACACCGCCTCCGTGCTGTCACAGCCCGCGCACCCCTACACCGCCGCCTTGCTCCAGGCCCTGCCGCAGCATGGCACGCGCAAAACCCGCTTGCCTGCGCTGGCCGGCAGCGTGCCGGACTTGCGCGTGCCACCGGCGGGCTGCAGTTTTGCGGCGCGCTGCCCGCAGGTCTTTGCCCGGTGCGCGCTCAAACCGCCCTTGTCGCCCTTGTCGCCCTTGTCGCCGGTGCAGCCGGTGCCGCCGGTGCCGGGAAACCCGGCCCGGCAGGTCGCCTGCTGGCTCCATACCGCACCGGATCGAGCTGCATGA
- a CDS encoding aminotransferase class III-fold pyridoxal phosphate-dependent enzyme, with amino-acid sequence MPPVAAQALSNRQDARWRQRAAKVLPGGMTGHLNAAALPAGYPQFFEHGQGCRVWDVDGNAYIDFMCSWGPNLLGHHHPQVDAAARRQQALGDCLNGPTPRLVELAERFVARSAHADWVLFQKNGTDATTVSLMVARAASGKRKVLVAARAYHGSDPWCTPVSAGVTPEDRAHLIRYGYNDVASLDAAADAAGNDLAAIVCAAFNAVDCATARRHRTARAAARAEPRHGVRRRP; translated from the coding sequence ATGCCGCCCGTTGCCGCGCAAGCACTGTCCAACCGCCAGGACGCCCGGTGGCGCCAACGCGCAGCCAAGGTGCTGCCAGGCGGAATGACGGGCCATCTGAACGCGGCGGCGCTGCCGGCGGGCTACCCGCAGTTCTTCGAGCACGGGCAGGGCTGCCGGGTTTGGGATGTGGACGGCAATGCCTACATCGACTTCATGTGCAGTTGGGGCCCGAACCTGCTGGGCCACCACCATCCGCAGGTCGATGCGGCGGCGCGGCGCCAGCAGGCGCTGGGCGACTGCCTCAACGGCCCGACCCCGCGCCTGGTCGAACTGGCCGAGCGCTTCGTGGCGCGCAGCGCGCACGCCGACTGGGTGCTGTTCCAGAAGAACGGCACCGACGCCACCACCGTCAGCCTGATGGTGGCGCGCGCCGCCAGCGGCAAGCGCAAGGTGCTGGTCGCCGCCAGGGCCTACCACGGCTCCGACCCATGGTGCACGCCGGTGTCGGCCGGCGTCACGCCCGAGGACCGCGCCCACCTGATCCGCTACGGCTACAACGATGTCGCCAGCCTCGACGCTGCAGCCGACGCCGCAGGCAACGACCTGGCGGCCATCGTCTGCGCGGCCTTCAATGCTGTGGATTGCGCAACTGCCCGACGGCACCGAACTGCGCGCGCGGCTGCCCGAGCCGAGCCGCGTCACGGTGTCCGCCGGCGACCGTAA
- a CDS encoding ABC transporter substrate-binding protein has protein sequence MKLKLSMLFAVVLAAASGGTCVLAKTAKDILVIGKSADPQNLDPAVTMDNNDWTVTYPAYQRLVRYKVHDGKASSELEGDLAQSWSSSPDAMTWEFKLKPGSKFADGSPVDAHAVKFSFERLLALKKGPSEPFPPGIEVSAPDASTVRFKLKTGFAPFLSILAIDGASVVNPKVMQYEQNGDKAQGWLAGHTMGSGAFQLSSWQKGQSIVMDKSPHPNGAAPAFNKVIIKFVPEASARRLQLQGGDMDIAEDLPPDQIESLKAQQGRQGVVVGDYPSLRVTYLYLNNKKAPLDKPEVRRAIIAAVDVRAIIDGIFSGKAKAMNGPIPEGMWGHDAQAAPAAFAPAKARELLAKAGLRNIRLGFLLSDKDPSWSPIALATQSNLADVGIQVRLENMANASFRERVGKGDFDIAIGNWSPDFADPYMFMNYWFESDKQGAAGNRSFYSNPRVDALLARAAHASALSERSRLYQEAQKIVVDDAVYVYLFQKNTQIAARSSVKGLVFNPMLEQIYNVQQMSKSE, from the coding sequence GTGAAACTCAAGCTATCGATGCTGTTCGCCGTCGTCTTGGCCGCGGCATCGGGCGGCACTTGCGTGCTGGCCAAAACCGCCAAAGACATATTGGTGATCGGAAAATCGGCCGATCCGCAAAACCTGGATCCGGCCGTCACGATGGACAACAACGACTGGACGGTCACATACCCGGCGTACCAGCGTCTGGTGCGCTACAAGGTCCATGACGGCAAGGCTTCCAGCGAGTTGGAAGGCGATTTGGCGCAAAGCTGGAGTAGTTCGCCAGACGCGATGACCTGGGAATTCAAGCTCAAGCCGGGCAGCAAATTCGCCGATGGTTCGCCGGTCGATGCCCATGCGGTGAAGTTCTCCTTCGAGCGTTTGCTGGCCTTGAAAAAAGGCCCTTCCGAACCCTTCCCCCCGGGCATCGAGGTCAGCGCGCCCGACGCGTCGACCGTGCGCTTCAAGCTCAAGACCGGCTTTGCGCCTTTCCTGTCGATCCTGGCCATCGATGGCGCGTCGGTGGTCAACCCGAAAGTGATGCAATACGAACAAAACGGCGACAAGGCCCAGGGCTGGCTGGCGGGGCACACCATGGGCAGCGGCGCCTTCCAACTGAGCAGTTGGCAAAAGGGCCAAAGCATCGTGATGGACAAAAGCCCGCATCCGAATGGAGCGGCGCCGGCCTTCAACAAAGTGATCATCAAGTTCGTGCCCGAGGCCTCGGCGCGCCGCCTGCAACTGCAAGGCGGCGACATGGACATTGCCGAAGACCTGCCGCCCGACCAGATCGAAAGCCTGAAAGCGCAACAGGGCCGCCAGGGCGTCGTGGTGGGCGACTACCCGAGCTTGCGCGTCACCTACCTGTACCTGAACAACAAAAAAGCGCCGCTGGACAAGCCCGAGGTGCGCCGCGCCATCATCGCCGCCGTCGATGTGCGCGCCATCATCGACGGCATTTTCTCGGGCAAGGCCAAGGCCATGAACGGGCCCATTCCCGAAGGCATGTGGGGGCACGACGCGCAGGCTGCGCCCGCAGCCTTTGCGCCGGCCAAGGCCAGGGAACTGCTGGCCAAAGCCGGGCTGCGCAATATCCGGCTGGGCTTTTTGCTGTCGGACAAAGACCCTTCGTGGAGCCCGATCGCGCTGGCCACGCAGTCCAACCTGGCCGATGTCGGCATCCAGGTGCGCCTGGAAAACATGGCCAATGCCAGCTTTCGCGAACGTGTCGGCAAGGGCGACTTCGATATCGCCATCGGCAACTGGAGCCCCGACTTTGCCGACCCCTACATGTTCATGAACTACTGGTTCGAGAGCGACAAGCAGGGGGCCGCCGGCAACCGCTCCTTCTACTCCAACCCCCGGGTCGATGCGCTGCTGGCCAGAGCGGCCCATGCGAGCGCCTTGTCCGAGCGCAGCAGGCTGTACCAGGAGGCGCAAAAAATCGTGGTCGACGATGCGGTCTATGTCTACCTGTTTCAGAAAAACACCCAGATCGCCGCGCGCAGCAGCGTCAAGGGGCTGGTGTTCAACCCGATGCTCGAGCAGATCTACAACGTCCAGCAGATGTCCAAGTCCGAGTAG